One Thermofilum sp. genomic window carries:
- a CDS encoding ATP-binding protein produces the protein MPAISEAFLHSSGERLLHLRQVGRIVEEATPDSFIFVTSRREHPPKYEYVVVRSVEPVGGEEREVLVLCQVRGVVSRSSAYSSKLDVETLERIYQAGIDDANLLCLARSLGFLAEEDGRKVVLAPRRAFYPGNPVYLAPDELVREFFSYQPDEGIHIGRLVSRRTVDVYLSVNGFRRHVAVIAQTGAGKSYTVGVILEELMRLGATVVVIDPHADYVFLSRDRDMRRHEYSNRVVIFRNPSSMGRYDPSQLDNVRELTVKFSELSPEAVARIADIPEKWTNVRKAIRRAVEELRKQGDYELEDLLEALKRMSNGKGEEARSAERAYQNLLRLRKVKVFGAYTTSVKDEVLKPGQISVLDLSGLNDSSQDYIASWVLEEVFRLRQTGEFPWPVFVVIEEAHRFVPAASLERRTMSSSIIETIASEGRKFGVFLILVTQRPSRIDADALSQCNSQIILRITNPHDQRAVAEASERLGEELMRDLPGLNVGEAIIVGELTRVPVIIKVRRRLTREGGADIDLVSELRRARESLNLAPTCYGAGGLLSEV, from the coding sequence TTGCCGGCGATCAGTGAGGCATTTCTCCATTCTTCAGGCGAGAGGCTGCTCCACTTGAGGCAGGTCGGCAGGATTGTAGAAGAAGCGACGCCGGACAGCTTCATCTTCGTTACTTCCAGGCGCGAGCACCCTCCAAAGTACGAGTACGTCGTAGTTCGATCCGTCGAGCCCGTGGGTGGGGAGGAGAGGGAGGTGCTGGTGCTGTGCCAGGTGAGGGGCGTCGTATCCCGGAGCTCAGCGTACAGCTCGAAGCTCGACGTGGAGACTCTAGAGCGCATCTACCAGGCCGGGATTGACGACGCGAACCTGCTTTGCCTGGCGAGGTCTCTCGGCTTCCTGGCGGAGGAGGATGGGCGTAAGGTCGTGCTCGCCCCGCGCCGCGCCTTCTACCCGGGAAACCCAGTCTACTTGGCTCCCGACGAGCTTGTGCGCGAGTTCTTCAGCTACCAGCCCGACGAGGGCATCCACATAGGGAGGCTCGTCTCGCGCAGGACGGTGGACGTCTACCTTTCCGTCAACGGCTTCAGGAGGCACGTTGCGGTTATCGCTCAGACTGGAGCTGGCAAGTCCTACACGGTGGGCGTCATCCTGGAGGAGCTGATGAGGCTTGGCGCTACAGTCGTCGTTATCGACCCGCACGCAGACTACGTTTTCCTCAGCAGGGACCGAGACATGCGGCGGCACGAGTACTCCAACAGAGTCGTGATCTTCAGGAACCCGAGCAGCATGGGCCGCTACGACCCCAGCCAGCTCGACAACGTGAGGGAGCTGACGGTCAAGTTCAGCGAGCTCTCCCCGGAGGCTGTGGCCAGGATAGCCGATATCCCCGAGAAGTGGACGAACGTGAGGAAGGCGATCAGGAGGGCGGTCGAAGAGCTGCGGAAGCAGGGAGACTACGAGCTTGAAGACTTACTTGAAGCGCTGAAGAGGATGTCGAACGGTAAGGGCGAAGAGGCCCGAAGCGCCGAGAGGGCTTACCAGAACCTCCTGAGGCTTAGGAAGGTCAAGGTGTTCGGAGCCTACACGACCTCGGTGAAGGATGAGGTCCTCAAGCCGGGCCAGATCAGCGTGCTCGACCTCTCCGGCTTGAACGACTCGAGCCAGGACTACATTGCGAGCTGGGTGCTTGAGGAAGTATTCCGGTTGAGGCAGACGGGTGAGTTCCCGTGGCCGGTCTTCGTCGTTATTGAGGAGGCTCATCGCTTCGTGCCTGCGGCGAGCCTGGAGAGGCGCACGATGTCCTCCTCAATCATCGAGACGATCGCGTCGGAGGGGAGGAAGTTCGGCGTCTTCCTAATCCTGGTGACGCAGAGGCCGAGCAGGATCGACGCGGACGCGCTCAGCCAGTGCAACAGCCAGATTATCCTGAGGATCACGAACCCTCATGACCAGCGCGCTGTGGCGGAAGCAAGCGAGAGGCTCGGCGAGGAGCTTATGCGGGACCTGCCTGGGCTGAACGTCGGGGAAGCCATTATCGTCGGGGAGCTTACTAGAGTTCCCGTGATCATCAAGGTCAGGAGGAGGTTAACGAGGGAGGGTGGCGCAGACATCGACCTGGTTAGCGAGCTAAGGAGAGCGAGAGAGTCCCTGAACCTCGCGCCCACGTGCTACGGAGCGGGCGGCCTCCTCTCCGAGGTGTGA
- a CDS encoding PaREP1 family protein — protein MFETAREILGYAREELERAEKLRDYLLYRNAADKAFLALIIAVNEYVHSIRGLVPRSHSERRRVLREIGREDLRALYSDLMKTLHEEAFYEGVYQPDEVKYAIKKVESIIEALEREARGPPKQ, from the coding sequence GTGTTCGAAACAGCGAGGGAAATCTTAGGGTACGCGCGTGAGGAGCTGGAGCGCGCTGAAAAGCTGCGAGACTACCTGCTCTACCGTAATGCGGCTGACAAGGCCTTCCTAGCTCTTATCATCGCTGTGAACGAGTACGTGCACTCTATAAGGGGGTTGGTGCCGAGAAGCCACTCAGAGAGGAGGCGCGTGCTGAGGGAGATAGGGCGTGAGGATCTCCGCGCACTTTACAGCGACTTGATGAAGACCCTTCACGAGGAAGCTTTCTACGAGGGGGTTTACCAGCCTGATGAGGTCAAGTACGCTATCAAGAAGGTGGAGAGCATAATCGAAGCGCTAGAGCGAGAAGCTCGAGGGCCGCCAAAGCAGTAG
- a CDS encoding DNA repair exonuclease, whose amino-acid sequence MTVIRVLHTADNHVDPKLTFLGPKSLERRRDFMDAFRRVVEYAVERKPHLFLVSGDLFDSVNPRNPPRTQVIRAFRRLHSEGVRVFLIAGNHDMPRSVEEGMSPLHEVEASGYARFFSSVSRPEVEHVSIDGVDVAVVGLSFNPEVPPDENPLRFLGAKLPVEGDINIAMLHYNLAGVKAPAAWRAPTIAREDVPDGYIYVALGHVHSRTVINLGSVIFAYPGSTERRSFNEEGDPVKGFLWAELPLGGKPKVEFVEVPTRPMRTVSVELPPAVEDPIGHVLQSVPAADPQLLLRLSVRGRLPLAKLGRYSRAALLRHLERLFFYVVIDDSELRCEIQPAGSPSLEAKSPIEAFREELEERLKSSQSQEEREALTLALKIGVQKLEEAGGW is encoded by the coding sequence GTGACCGTGATCAGAGTTCTCCATACGGCGGACAACCACGTAGACCCCAAGCTGACTTTCCTCGGCCCTAAGTCTCTCGAGAGGAGAAGGGACTTCATGGATGCTTTCCGCCGCGTCGTCGAGTATGCGGTTGAGAGAAAGCCGCACCTGTTCTTGGTGTCGGGCGACCTCTTCGACTCCGTGAACCCGAGGAACCCTCCGAGGACGCAGGTGATCAGGGCGTTCAGGAGGCTCCACTCGGAGGGAGTTAGGGTCTTCCTGATAGCTGGGAACCACGACATGCCGCGAAGCGTGGAGGAGGGCATGTCTCCTCTCCACGAGGTGGAGGCTTCAGGGTACGCGAGGTTCTTCTCCTCGGTGAGCAGACCCGAGGTAGAGCACGTCAGTATTGATGGGGTCGACGTGGCCGTGGTCGGGCTCTCCTTCAACCCTGAGGTCCCTCCGGACGAGAACCCGCTCAGGTTCCTAGGTGCGAAGCTACCTGTGGAAGGGGATATCAACATCGCGATGCTTCACTACAATCTCGCGGGCGTCAAGGCCCCTGCAGCCTGGAGGGCTCCGACGATCGCTAGAGAGGATGTCCCGGACGGCTACATCTACGTGGCTCTCGGGCACGTGCACTCGCGCACGGTGATCAATCTCGGCAGTGTGATCTTCGCGTACCCTGGCAGTACGGAGAGGAGAAGCTTCAACGAGGAGGGGGATCCGGTGAAGGGCTTTCTCTGGGCGGAGCTGCCGCTCGGCGGGAAGCCCAAGGTCGAGTTCGTAGAAGTTCCCACCAGGCCCATGAGAACAGTGAGCGTGGAGCTACCCCCGGCTGTCGAGGACCCTATAGGCCACGTACTGCAGAGCGTGCCCGCCGCTGACCCCCAGCTGCTGCTCAGGCTTTCTGTGAGGGGTAGGCTGCCGCTCGCTAAGCTAGGTAGGTACAGCCGAGCAGCACTGCTGAGGCACTTGGAGAGGCTTTTCTTCTACGTGGTGATCGACGACTCCGAGCTCCGGTGCGAGATCCAGCCTGCGGGTTCCCCCTCTCTCGAGGCTAAGAGTCCGATAGAGGCTTTCCGAGAGGAGTTGGAGGAGCGCCTAAAGAGCTCTCAGTCCCAGGAGGAGAGGGAGGCCCTCACGCTCGCTCTGAAGATAGGTGTCCAGAAGCTAGAGGAAGCTGGAGGGTGGTAG
- a CDS encoding DNA double-strand break repair nuclease NurA, whose amino-acid sequence MPRFADLFVEEVRRKRSEILRVAAGSADLVSRYSELVRGVWVEGVEARNEFDGVYAVDSSSDEIEVAGGGVILFTRAVALGANGRELRKLRVDALFPKSIRDYEDFKRLLREHLEHEVALEAVEEGADLVLLDGSLFGRMSHVVRELSVDGREGFLLDYVETYGQLLSRAVRKGVIIAGVSKDSRSTVLKEELLLSELRKCLEGCPTGLAEKVLELWARLRRRPSQVLEEVRRLVREGLDPRIYELFEEAKSPVPDSKLLLLMNLGPGFTVPIRLTLERVQMGVIEVALTEETRLIALLDAIFEKVSDELGPRFAENVNRVLAALRNYPAVLASYVIFSRGDDPVRVDIAVNREDLAASSSRFVSSPPDSFIRVLRQLAFLYSGRTSYNVLLLEADKRVRATTETLDLYHKLAMKELGELIVHSRGERRYFVP is encoded by the coding sequence GTGCCGCGCTTTGCTGATCTCTTCGTTGAGGAGGTTCGCAGGAAGAGGAGCGAGATTCTCCGAGTTGCAGCGGGTAGCGCTGATCTAGTGTCCCGGTACAGCGAGCTCGTGAGAGGCGTGTGGGTGGAGGGTGTTGAGGCGCGGAACGAGTTTGATGGAGTTTACGCGGTGGATAGCAGCAGCGACGAGATCGAGGTAGCTGGAGGAGGAGTTATCCTCTTCACCAGGGCTGTAGCACTCGGTGCGAACGGGAGGGAGCTGAGGAAGCTTAGAGTCGATGCACTCTTCCCTAAGAGCATCCGCGACTACGAGGACTTCAAGCGTCTTCTGAGGGAGCACCTTGAGCACGAAGTCGCCCTCGAGGCGGTGGAGGAGGGCGCCGATCTTGTGCTGCTTGACGGGTCCCTCTTCGGCAGGATGAGCCACGTCGTCAGGGAGCTGAGCGTTGATGGGAGGGAGGGCTTTTTGCTCGACTACGTGGAGACGTACGGGCAACTGCTCTCGAGAGCTGTTAGAAAAGGTGTTATCATCGCGGGGGTGAGTAAGGACTCGAGGTCGACGGTTCTAAAAGAGGAGCTCCTCCTATCCGAGCTGAGGAAGTGCCTCGAAGGCTGCCCAACCGGTCTGGCGGAGAAGGTTCTCGAACTGTGGGCGAGGCTGAGGAGGAGGCCGTCGCAGGTACTCGAGGAGGTTAGGAGGCTCGTGAGGGAGGGGCTTGACCCGAGGATCTACGAGCTGTTCGAGGAGGCAAAGAGTCCAGTGCCGGACTCGAAGCTCCTACTCTTAATGAACCTGGGGCCCGGTTTCACGGTACCGATTAGACTCACTCTGGAAAGAGTTCAAATGGGCGTTATCGAGGTGGCTCTAACCGAGGAAACTCGTCTCATAGCGCTGCTAGACGCGATTTTCGAGAAAGTGTCCGACGAGCTCGGCCCCAGGTTCGCTGAAAACGTTAACAGAGTGCTCGCAGCCCTGAGGAACTACCCCGCCGTTCTCGCAAGCTACGTGATTTTCTCTAGGGGTGATGACCCCGTGAGAGTCGATATCGCCGTCAACCGCGAGGATCTTGCAGCTAGCTCTTCTCGGTTTGTCAGCAGCCCACCGGATTCCTTCATCAGAGTTCTGCGGCAGCTAGCTTTCCTCTACTCGGGGAGGACGAGCTACAACGTGCTCCTCCTTGAGGCGGACAAGAGGGTCAGAGCGACTACTGAAACGCTCGACCTATACCACAAGCTCGCTATGAAAGAGCTCGGGGAACTTATCGTGCACTCGCGCGGCGAAAGGCGATACTTCGTACCCTAA